Proteins from a single region of Paenibacillus sp. BIHB 4019:
- a CDS encoding homocysteine synthase, giving the protein MAKQERQYSPETLAVHAGQQIDPATQSRAVPIYQTTSYGFKDTDHAARLFGLEEFGNIYTRIMNPTTDVFEKRITELEGGVGALGVASGSAAITYSILNIASAGDEIVSSSSLYGGTYNLFAHTLPKLGIKVHFVDSSDPENFRKAINANTKAIFAETIGNPRGDVLDIEAVAAVAHENGIPLIVDNTFPSPYLLRPIEHGADIVVHSATKFIGGHGTSIGGVIVDGGKFDWAQNDKFPGLTEPDPSYHGLVYTQAVGAIAYIIKARVQLLRDMGASLSPFNSFLLLQGLETLHLRMERHSSNALAVANYLEQHESVEWVSYPGLASHASNALAQKYLPKGQGAIISFGIKGGVEAGKKLIHGVELFSHLANVGDSKSLIIHPASTTHQQLDEQSQLASGVTPGLIRLSVGTEGIDDIIYDLEQAIKISQE; this is encoded by the coding sequence ATGGCTAAGCAAGAAAGACAATATTCACCTGAAACTTTAGCGGTACACGCAGGTCAGCAAATTGATCCCGCTACACAATCGCGTGCGGTACCGATTTATCAGACGACTTCCTACGGCTTTAAAGATACAGATCATGCGGCAAGATTGTTTGGTCTTGAAGAATTTGGAAATATCTATACACGCATTATGAACCCAACGACAGATGTATTCGAGAAGCGGATTACTGAGCTTGAAGGCGGAGTTGGCGCACTTGGCGTGGCGTCCGGTTCAGCGGCGATCACTTACTCCATTCTGAACATTGCATCTGCAGGCGATGAAATTGTTTCCTCGTCCAGCCTGTACGGCGGTACGTACAACCTGTTTGCCCATACGCTGCCGAAGCTCGGCATTAAAGTGCATTTCGTTGATTCCTCCGATCCGGAAAATTTCCGCAAAGCAATCAATGCAAATACGAAAGCGATCTTCGCTGAAACGATCGGCAACCCGCGCGGCGATGTGCTCGATATTGAAGCTGTAGCTGCGGTTGCCCATGAGAATGGCATTCCGCTCATCGTGGACAATACGTTCCCAAGCCCGTATTTGCTTCGTCCAATTGAACATGGAGCAGACATCGTTGTACACTCGGCGACGAAGTTTATTGGCGGTCATGGAACGTCCATTGGCGGCGTTATTGTAGACGGAGGCAAATTTGACTGGGCGCAAAATGATAAATTCCCAGGTCTGACTGAGCCGGACCCAAGCTACCATGGACTTGTATATACGCAAGCTGTTGGTGCGATTGCTTATATTATTAAAGCGCGTGTACAGCTGCTTCGCGATATGGGAGCTTCACTGTCGCCATTCAACTCATTCCTGCTGCTGCAAGGACTTGAAACGCTGCACTTGCGTATGGAACGCCACAGCTCTAATGCGCTTGCAGTAGCAAACTATCTGGAGCAGCACGAATCAGTGGAATGGGTAAGCTATCCAGGTCTAGCAAGCCACGCATCGAATGCGTTGGCGCAAAAATATTTGCCGAAGGGCCAAGGCGCGATTATCAGCTTCGGCATTAAGGGCGGCGTAGAAGCGGGCAAAAAGCTGATTCATGGCGTGGAACTATTTTCCCATCTTGCCAACGTCGGCGATTCGAAGTCGCTCATTATCCATCCGGCAAGCACAACGCACCAGCAGCTCGATGAGCAAAGCCAGCTTGCATCCGGTGTTACGCCAGGACTCATTCGTTTATCTGTCGGCACGGAAGGCATTGACGATATTATTTATGATTTGGAGCAAGCGATCAAAATCAGTCAGGAGTAA
- a CDS encoding GAF domain-containing protein, whose translation MFAEQLYTGTKEENERLLLKQLEGLIEDEPSQLANLANASALLQQFLSDINWVGFYLLEGEELVLGPFQGKPACTRIKVGRGVCGTAVSRGEAILVADVHQFPGHIACDSASNSELVIPLKRDGAVIGVLDIDSPQFSRFDESDLATLTAFVNILEKYL comes from the coding sequence ATGTTTGCAGAACAACTTTATACAGGAACGAAGGAAGAGAACGAACGCCTGCTGCTGAAGCAATTGGAGGGGCTTATCGAAGATGAGCCCAGCCAGCTCGCTAATTTGGCCAATGCTTCGGCGCTGCTCCAGCAATTTTTGAGCGATATTAATTGGGTCGGCTTTTATTTGCTGGAAGGGGAGGAGCTTGTGCTCGGACCTTTCCAAGGCAAGCCGGCATGTACGCGCATCAAAGTGGGCAGAGGCGTCTGTGGGACGGCGGTTAGCCGCGGCGAGGCGATATTGGTAGCGGATGTGCATCAATTTCCCGGCCATATTGCCTGCGACAGCGCATCGAATTCCGAGCTGGTCATTCCATTGAAGCGGGATGGAGCGGTTATTGGCGTTCTCGACATTGACAGTCCGCAGTTCTCGCGGTTTGATGAGTCGGATTTGGCGACTTTAACGGCATTCGTGAATATTTTGGAGAAGTATTTATAA
- a CDS encoding ImmA/IrrE family metallo-endopeptidase — translation MDKLILRLVRKFQTRDPFVIANGLGIHIRYADLGNETRGFYYKKLRRRFIVIHERLPDDWQRFVCAHELGHDRLHPGFSRFWLDEQSFINVGKYERQANKFAVRLLTSGDTIGRSESIGELLQRNGVPKEMDKFYF, via the coding sequence ATGGACAAACTAATACTGCGCCTTGTACGAAAATTCCAGACAAGAGATCCTTTTGTAATCGCAAACGGTTTGGGTATCCATATTCGTTATGCGGATCTGGGGAATGAAACGCGAGGCTTTTATTATAAGAAGCTGCGCCGTCGGTTTATCGTCATACACGAGCGTCTGCCGGATGACTGGCAGCGTTTTGTTTGCGCGCATGAGCTGGGACATGACCGCCTGCATCCCGGCTTCAGCCGTTTTTGGTTGGACGAGCAGTCCTTTATCAATGTTGGAAAATATGAGCGCCAAGCGAATAAATTCGCCGTCCGCCTGCTGACCTCCGGCGACACGATTGGCCGCTCGGAATCCATTGGCGAGCTGCTGCAGCGCAACGGCGTGCCGAAGGAAATGGATAAGTTTTATTTTTAG
- a CDS encoding helix-turn-helix domain-containing protein, protein MAMGARIKQLRTQRGLTQQEIAEQLGMGRSNFGHIENDRVVPTSEDLQKIADILHTTADYLLGRRDAFAEHVPDWATAKDKRDFKKMLEEDGEVMFDGVPMSQGDRQRVMDVLTGLFWEAKQMNKRAPKPDITDKTTDHAEG, encoded by the coding sequence ATGGCGATGGGAGCAAGGATCAAGCAATTGCGCACACAACGAGGATTAACCCAGCAGGAAATTGCCGAACAGCTTGGCATGGGACGCTCAAATTTTGGGCATATCGAGAATGATCGTGTCGTCCCGACCAGTGAGGATTTGCAGAAAATTGCAGACATTTTGCATACGACTGCCGACTATTTGCTCGGACGCCGCGATGCGTTTGCAGAGCATGTGCCAGACTGGGCAACTGCTAAAGACAAACGCGATTTCAAAAAAATGCTGGAGGAAGACGGAGAAGTCATGTTTGACGGCGTTCCGATGAGCCAAGGCGACCGCCAGCGTGTCATGGACGTGCTGACCGGACTATTCTGGGAAGCTAAGCAAATGAACAAACGTGCCCCCAAACCAGATATAACGGACAAAACAACAGATCATGCCGAAGGGTAG
- a CDS encoding RNA polymerase subunit sigma-24: protein MDVEKMTIEQLKSYKRLVARKKLIERQKVGSGLTVSTVYEDDKLQELHRQLRGLPSYMYLDKQEQQLEKLAHTHLTRYPAGTKAQLREVKQIQPGNADEEQLVQELSRKIAKVIEARAGAAPEGYEGVIERLSELQDLERQLQTIDESLEALEACFPEYATLLRLRYIEGKPADFVASELGIVDRTFRRWRQKAVSEIVRFMSV, encoded by the coding sequence ATGGACGTAGAAAAAATGACAATTGAGCAATTAAAGTCGTACAAGCGTCTCGTCGCCAGGAAAAAACTAATTGAGAGGCAAAAGGTTGGAAGCGGTCTGACGGTGAGCACGGTATATGAGGATGACAAGCTTCAGGAGCTTCATCGCCAGCTGCGCGGGCTTCCTTCCTATATGTATTTGGACAAGCAGGAGCAGCAATTAGAGAAGCTGGCACATACGCATTTGACGAGGTACCCCGCTGGAACGAAAGCGCAGCTTAGGGAAGTAAAGCAAATCCAGCCGGGTAATGCCGATGAAGAGCAGCTTGTACAGGAGCTTAGCCGCAAAATCGCTAAAGTTATTGAAGCAAGGGCAGGTGCAGCGCCGGAAGGTTATGAGGGTGTCATTGAACGTCTAAGCGAGCTGCAGGATTTGGAGCGCCAGCTGCAAACGATCGATGAGTCGCTGGAAGCGCTGGAAGCTTGTTTCCCTGAATATGCGACTCTGCTGAGGCTCCGTTATATTGAAGGAAAGCCAGCCGACTTCGTCGCATCGGAGCTTGGAATCGTCGATCGTACCTTCCGCAGATGGCGTCAAAAAGCGGTTTCCGAGATTGTCCGGTTTATGTCCGTATAG
- a CDS encoding phage tail sheath family protein, translating into MAGGTWTTQTKARPGVYINFAAEPQSAANVGERGIVSTALTLNWGAPQTMISIKAGDDLRSVLGYDVTAPEMLLVREALKRAQTLLLYRLNAGTKATATIGSLVATAKFGGTRGNAITVSVQSNVDDEDQFDVVTYLAGEEVDSQTVAAIAGLESNRFVDFSGTGALVATAGTVLAGGANGTVTNQNHLDYLAAVELQEFNAVALVSGDSSLKSVYAAFARRLRENDGKKIQVVLANAALSDYEGIISVKNGVKLEDGTAVNAEQATVWVAAATSGASMSQSLTYSVYEGAVDADVRYSNSQIEQALRSGEFLFTPNGGRVIVEQDINSLVTYVPGKNPSFAKNRVIRVLDGIATDMKKLFETQYIGKIDNNPDGRSLFRSECVKYLTLLQDGNAIQNFNSQTDLTVEAGEASDSIVINVYIQPVDSIEKVYMKVTVK; encoded by the coding sequence ATGGCAGGAGGAACTTGGACAACGCAAACGAAAGCAAGACCAGGGGTATACATTAATTTCGCGGCTGAGCCGCAATCGGCAGCAAACGTAGGGGAACGCGGCATCGTATCAACGGCGCTGACGCTGAACTGGGGTGCGCCGCAAACGATGATTTCTATTAAAGCAGGCGACGATCTGCGCAGCGTGCTCGGTTATGATGTAACCGCACCGGAAATGCTGCTCGTTCGTGAGGCTTTGAAACGGGCACAAACTTTGCTGCTCTACCGCTTGAATGCAGGAACGAAAGCGACTGCAACGATTGGCAGTTTGGTTGCAACGGCTAAATTTGGCGGTACACGCGGCAATGCGATTACCGTATCGGTTCAGAGCAATGTGGATGATGAAGATCAATTCGACGTTGTCACTTATTTGGCGGGTGAAGAAGTGGATTCGCAGACAGTTGCTGCGATTGCTGGCCTTGAATCCAATCGCTTCGTCGATTTCAGCGGTACTGGCGCGCTTGTAGCGACAGCTGGTACGGTGCTTGCTGGCGGTGCGAATGGCACGGTGACGAATCAAAATCATCTGGATTATTTGGCGGCTGTTGAGCTGCAAGAATTTAATGCGGTGGCGCTTGTATCTGGCGACAGCTCGCTGAAGTCGGTTTATGCGGCTTTTGCCCGCAGACTGCGCGAAAATGATGGCAAGAAAATTCAGGTCGTGCTGGCCAATGCTGCACTATCGGATTACGAAGGTATCATTAGCGTGAAAAATGGCGTCAAGCTTGAAGACGGCACAGCTGTGAATGCCGAGCAAGCAACCGTATGGGTGGCAGCTGCTACTTCCGGCGCAAGCATGAGCCAGTCGCTTACTTACAGCGTCTATGAAGGTGCGGTGGATGCTGACGTTCGTTATTCGAATTCGCAAATCGAGCAGGCTTTGCGTTCAGGCGAATTTTTGTTCACGCCGAATGGCGGCCGCGTCATCGTTGAGCAGGATATTAACTCTCTGGTTACTTATGTGCCAGGCAAAAATCCTTCTTTTGCGAAAAACCGCGTTATCCGCGTGCTGGACGGCATTGCGACCGACATGAAAAAACTGTTCGAGACGCAATACATTGGCAAAATCGATAACAACCCGGATGGCCGCAGCCTATTCCGCAGCGAATGCGTGAAATATTTGACGCTGCTTCAGGATGGCAATGCGATTCAAAACTTTAATTCCCAAACGGACCTGACGGTTGAAGCGGGCGAGGCTTCTGACAGCATCGTCATCAACGTTTACATTCAGCCGGTTGACAGCATTGAAAAAGTATATATGAAAGTGACGGTGAAGTAA
- a CDS encoding phage tail tube protein, giving the protein MAFLHAGDTISGQEGRAYAKINGQNEEMFYIKTLEASVEKTKAEIKTLGHRALQHKATGWSGTGSMTVYYVTSKFRQMMLDYVKTGIDTNFDVHIINEDPTSTIGRQEVVLYNVNLNKVIIGKLDTESEALEEELEFTFDGVDIAESFKAPARV; this is encoded by the coding sequence ATGGCATTTTTGCATGCAGGAGATACGATTTCGGGGCAAGAGGGACGCGCTTATGCGAAAATCAACGGCCAAAACGAGGAAATGTTCTATATTAAAACGCTTGAAGCAAGCGTGGAGAAGACGAAAGCGGAAATTAAGACGCTGGGTCATCGCGCATTGCAGCATAAAGCGACGGGCTGGTCGGGTACCGGCAGCATGACGGTGTATTATGTGACGTCGAAATTCCGCCAAATGATGCTCGATTACGTGAAAACGGGCATTGATACGAACTTTGATGTCCACATCATCAACGAAGATCCGACTTCGACAATCGGCCGCCAAGAGGTTGTGCTGTACAACGTCAACCTGAACAAGGTCATCATCGGCAAGCTCGACACGGAGAGCGAAGCGCTTGAAGAAGAGCTGGAGTTCACCTTCGACGGCGTCGATATTGCCGAAAGCTTCAAAGCGCCAGCACGCGTATAA
- a CDS encoding phage portal protein, which translates to MSDLSLFFAQNTAAEATEKFVVSERFKDADGNPVAWELRSMTEAENEECRKSATRKVKGKNGTFVPETNTDEYLAKLVVSSIQYPSLKDAELQKSYGTMGAEHLLRKMLRPGEYASLVQRVQEINGFNQSLNELADEVKN; encoded by the coding sequence ATGAGTGACTTAAGCTTGTTTTTTGCGCAAAATACAGCTGCGGAGGCGACGGAGAAATTCGTCGTGTCCGAGCGATTCAAGGATGCAGACGGCAATCCGGTAGCCTGGGAGCTGCGCAGCATGACGGAGGCGGAGAATGAAGAATGCCGCAAATCCGCGACCCGCAAAGTGAAAGGCAAAAATGGCACCTTCGTGCCGGAGACGAATACGGATGAATATTTGGCCAAGCTGGTCGTCAGCAGCATTCAATATCCGAGCTTGAAGGATGCCGAGCTGCAAAAATCGTACGGTACGATGGGCGCTGAGCATCTGCTCCGCAAAATGCTGCGTCCGGGCGAATATGCTTCGCTCGTGCAGCGCGTCCAGGAAATCAACGGCTTCAATCAAAGCCTGAATGAGCTGGCCGATGAAGTAAAAAACTAA
- a CDS encoding LysM peptidoglycan-binding domain-containing protein, with protein MITNKHHEYGIWLSYNNQEIGFQLPVNPAELQISDATSGKSYDVSGLGEINVIQSPKLTEISFDSFFPAPGANYSFIASETLLEPYVYLTLIQDWMKKKRPIRFIFTGASFDLNLAVSIEKFEWREAAGSGDIEYSLGLKKYVFYKARPVEIKKGHEKSFHEERDTKGRQTKETPKTYTLVSGDTLIGVAKKQLGDESRWKEIQKLNGIADSELRKLQIGRVLKLPG; from the coding sequence ATGATTACGAACAAGCATCATGAGTACGGCATCTGGCTCAGCTACAACAATCAGGAAATTGGCTTCCAGCTGCCGGTTAATCCAGCTGAGCTGCAAATTAGCGACGCAACTAGCGGCAAGTCTTACGATGTATCCGGTCTTGGTGAAATTAATGTGATTCAAAGTCCAAAGCTGACGGAGATTTCCTTCGACAGCTTTTTTCCTGCGCCTGGGGCGAATTATTCGTTTATCGCTAGCGAGACGCTGCTCGAGCCTTACGTATATTTGACGCTGATCCAAGACTGGATGAAAAAGAAACGTCCGATCCGCTTTATTTTCACAGGTGCCTCCTTCGATTTGAATCTTGCCGTCAGTATTGAGAAATTTGAATGGCGGGAAGCGGCGGGCTCGGGCGATATTGAGTACAGCCTGGGGCTAAAAAAGTATGTGTTTTATAAAGCAAGACCCGTCGAAATTAAAAAAGGCCATGAAAAATCTTTTCATGAAGAACGCGATACAAAAGGGCGCCAGACGAAGGAAACCCCAAAAACCTACACGCTCGTAAGTGGCGATACGCTCATTGGGGTAGCCAAAAAGCAGCTGGGTGACGAGTCGCGTTGGAAGGAAATACAGAAGCTGAATGGCATCGCCGATTCTGAGCTGCGCAAGCTGCAAATCGGTAGGGTGCTGAAGCTGCCGGGGTGA
- a CDS encoding DUF2577 domain-containing protein: MMALLDAIKKAGAAAHASGNPVAVLIGRVTGTNPLEVNVDQRFTLSEDFLIIPEGVSDVQRIRRALEPGDIVLLLRVQGGQQFVVLDRVSA, encoded by the coding sequence ATGATGGCACTGCTTGATGCAATTAAAAAAGCGGGCGCTGCCGCCCATGCGTCGGGCAACCCCGTCGCTGTGTTAATCGGCCGGGTAACCGGCACGAATCCTCTGGAAGTGAACGTTGACCAACGTTTCACGCTTTCGGAGGATTTTTTAATTATTCCCGAAGGCGTGAGCGATGTGCAGCGGATTCGCCGCGCTTTGGAGCCGGGTGATATTGTGCTGCTGCTGCGGGTTCAGGGCGGACAACAGTTCGTCGTGCTGGATCGGGTGAGCGCATGA
- a CDS encoding DUF2634 domain-containing protein produces MIPQGAIIDELQTEAAIEPSRTYYIDFANKRMSGMTDGLSAIKQAVFKILQTERYRYFIYSFDYGSELDLLNESSHLYVRSELKRRVTEALLADDRIADVTDFELTVEGDKAAVSFTVVTDEGSFKEEVMARV; encoded by the coding sequence ATGATTCCACAAGGTGCAATTATCGACGAGCTGCAGACCGAAGCGGCGATTGAGCCTAGCCGCACGTATTATATCGATTTTGCCAATAAGCGCATGTCCGGCATGACGGATGGCCTCAGTGCGATTAAGCAGGCTGTGTTCAAAATTTTGCAAACGGAGCGTTATCGCTATTTTATCTATAGCTTTGATTATGGCTCCGAGCTGGATTTATTGAATGAATCCTCCCATCTCTATGTACGATCTGAACTCAAGCGCCGCGTAACTGAAGCGCTGCTGGCGGATGATCGAATAGCAGATGTGACGGATTTTGAACTGACGGTTGAGGGGGACAAGGCAGCGGTAAGTTTTACGGTAGTAACCGATGAAGGCAGTTTTAAAGAGGAGGTGATGGCCCGTGTATGA
- a CDS encoding baseplate J/gp47 family protein, which translates to MYEAFTYSFILQRMLDRVSEDVDKREGSVIFDALAPAAAELSEMYAQLDVNQALLFADTATGEWLERRTAEFGVERQPATFAQRQGEFFGSNGQLVDVPLKSRFALDDLRYTVTGKNGTGLFTLTCETAGIVGNQKYGALLPLAYVDGLARAELAQILVPGEEAETDEALRARYYSVVNEPAFGGNIADYKQMISSIDGVGGAKIFPVWNGGGTVKCTIIAANWTKPAEQLVALVQTAVDPTINSGLGLGMAPIGHEVTVTGVDVAQVAVETTVMLAAGRTIGQVQSDIEDKISAYLLELRQEWMNQQELTVRIAQIEARILTVSGVVDVLGTKLNGAAANLALAEDEIPLLGAVVVND; encoded by the coding sequence GTGTATGAGGCATTTACGTACAGCTTTATTTTACAGCGCATGCTGGACCGGGTTTCAGAGGATGTAGATAAGCGGGAGGGCAGCGTTATATTTGACGCTTTAGCGCCAGCGGCTGCCGAGCTGTCAGAGATGTATGCGCAGCTTGATGTGAATCAGGCGCTTTTGTTCGCGGATACGGCAACTGGAGAGTGGCTGGAACGCCGGACAGCCGAGTTTGGTGTGGAAAGGCAGCCTGCGACTTTTGCCCAGCGGCAAGGGGAGTTTTTTGGCAGCAATGGGCAGCTTGTAGATGTTCCTTTGAAGAGCCGGTTTGCCCTTGATGATTTGAGGTATACGGTGACGGGGAAAAACGGAACGGGACTTTTCACGTTGACCTGTGAGACAGCGGGTATCGTTGGCAATCAGAAATATGGAGCGCTGCTGCCGCTTGCTTATGTTGACGGGCTCGCGCGTGCCGAGCTTGCGCAAATTTTGGTGCCTGGCGAAGAAGCGGAAACGGATGAGGCTTTGCGAGCAAGGTATTACAGCGTCGTGAACGAGCCAGCGTTTGGCGGCAATATTGCCGATTACAAGCAAATGATCAGCTCAATTGATGGCGTTGGCGGGGCGAAAATTTTTCCGGTGTGGAATGGCGGCGGCACCGTCAAATGCACAATTATCGCTGCAAATTGGACAAAGCCAGCGGAACAACTCGTTGCGCTTGTTCAGACTGCCGTCGATCCAACGATCAACAGCGGACTTGGGCTCGGTATGGCGCCAATCGGACATGAGGTAACGGTAACGGGCGTCGACGTGGCGCAGGTGGCCGTGGAAACAACGGTTATGCTTGCGGCAGGTCGGACGATAGGACAAGTTCAAAGCGATATTGAGGATAAAATTTCCGCTTATTTGCTAGAGCTGCGTCAAGAGTGGATGAATCAGCAGGAGCTTACCGTTCGCATTGCTCAAATCGAGGCTCGTATTTTGACCGTTTCGGGAGTGGTGGATGTACTTGGCACAAAGCTAAACGGAGCTGCCGCCAATTTAGCTTTGGCTGAGGATGAAATCCCGTTATTGGGGGCGGTGGTTGTAAATGACTAA
- a CDS encoding putative phage tail protein: MTKLVSSYWPEMYADIKEFIKLAATEDVELALLEQAELQQLADGFVMTASLPAIKRRERMLGIQADPNAESIDFRRRRIVNRYSTKPPFTMRYLQERLDFLVGAGRGIAAVDVQNFILTVTAAIDDANIFKEVERTVSAIKPANIVYRQQTAIMDGVVLKERIAGVPLVRNTRLGSWKLGVTPFTDREAEVVVK, from the coding sequence ATGACTAAGCTGGTTTCATCCTATTGGCCGGAGATGTATGCAGACATTAAAGAATTCATCAAGCTCGCCGCCACGGAAGATGTGGAACTAGCTCTGCTGGAACAGGCGGAGCTACAGCAGTTGGCTGATGGGTTTGTAATGACCGCGAGCCTGCCTGCTATTAAACGCCGGGAGCGCATGCTGGGCATTCAAGCCGATCCGAATGCGGAAAGCATTGATTTTCGCCGGAGACGAATCGTCAATCGTTATTCGACCAAGCCTCCTTTTACGATGAGATATTTGCAGGAGCGGCTGGATTTTCTTGTTGGTGCTGGACGAGGCATCGCTGCTGTTGATGTGCAAAACTTCATATTGACGGTAACAGCTGCGATTGATGACGCTAATATTTTTAAAGAGGTCGAGCGTACGGTTTCGGCTATTAAGCCTGCCAATATCGTCTATCGTCAGCAGACAGCGATTATGGATGGCGTTGTTTTGAAAGAAAGGATTGCAGGTGTTCCGCTCGTGCGGAACACTAGACTCGGCAGCTGGAAGCTCGGAGTTACGCCATTTACAGATAGGGAAGCAGAGGTGGTTGTGAAGTGA
- a CDS encoding ketopantoate hydroxymethyltransferase — translation MITSTFKQEVAEFIDSKITKVVLNNGAYEITDFIMKSVSDNTLNLNYLIPQGTVDTVTRIELKNAAGTVSDNIVNLPIASDTLMIQTIFVKEE, via the coding sequence GTGATTACGTCTACGTTTAAGCAGGAGGTTGCGGAGTTTATTGATTCAAAAATTACGAAGGTTGTACTCAATAACGGGGCTTATGAGATTACGGATTTTATTATGAAGTCGGTTAGCGATAACACGCTTAACCTGAATTATTTGATTCCGCAAGGCACGGTCGATACCGTCACTCGCATTGAACTGAAAAATGCAGCCGGAACCGTCAGCGACAACATCGTAAACCTACCGATTGCATCAGACACGCTTATGATTCAAACGATTTTTGTGAAGGAGGAGTAA